A stretch of DNA from Telopea speciosissima isolate NSW1024214 ecotype Mountain lineage unplaced genomic scaffold, Tspe_v1 Tspe_v1.0585, whole genome shotgun sequence:
GATAGGCTggttacccgattggggtaactAGTCCTAGTAGAACTATGattgtctttattttatttttcctttttttctgttctttcccCTCAGCCGAGTGCTATTTGGgtgattcctagttgtattaggaattcctagtaggactaggactgaggaTTTATTTCTATTCCTACTATGATTCATTGTAATTCAatttagtataaataaagggcctgggtgatcggttttgatcactcaagcattcagatATCACAggtgtttacatggtatcagagcctgtTCTGATCTAATAAACAACCTTctcagtttttttgttttttttctccccctcccctccacggtttccagctctctcttctttatcactctcggctcttctctctcattcagggcagcaTCTATGAGGTGAATCtattaaggatttagatgctgCTCTCCATATCACCTCTTTGAAGAATTCAGATCATTGGTGTGCCCTAATTTTGCCGGCAGAACTTCTCCAACCTTGAAGATCGATTTCTGAATACAATTGCAGATCGatccttccttttgttttggttttttttcctgCTAATACTTGGTGCACACCTCCtttgtttgaagactgcaggAGTGGATCATAATCAGTTCAGATTCAGCCCTGCAATTTCTCCAAACCCAggttttcctaattttttaaaattagggtttctctttGGCTCATCCAACAGTGCTGTGTTATTTTTTGGAGAATATATTCCCCACTTCCAGAGGGGTACTCGACCTGTTGATCTTCTGTTTGCTGACAGATTTCAgataatcttcttcatctccattGCATATTAAGCACAATGCCTGATTCTGATGTATCTACTGGTTCGGATGATCAAGTCACTTCTGGACTTGATGCACAAACTCGACAAGAGTATCttccctttgctgcctccatcaaacttgatggaatTAACTATCTCatgtggtccagatcagcctATCTCATTATTGCTGGCCATGGTCTCACTGGCCACATTACTGGTACTTCAGTAAAACCTTCTACTGTAGGTCCTCTACAGACTCGATGGATCTCTAATGACTCTCAGGTCATGGCCTTTCTTCTGAATTCCATGAACCAAGATCTTGCCAATGGCTATTTACTTCTAGAGAATGCTGCCCTGATATGGATGGCTCCCAAAGAAACTTATGGACGGATTGGTAAcgatgctcaggtttatgaattacgaaaaaaaattcatgaaaccaCTCAGATGGACCTCTCTACTTCCAAGTATTATGCTCTCCTACGAAGTCTATGGCAACAGCTGGATCATTACA
This window harbors:
- the LOC122648213 gene encoding uncharacterized protein LOC122648213, encoding MPDSDVSTGSDDQVTSGLDAQTRQEYLPFAASIKLDGINYLMWSRSAYLIIAGHGLTGHITGTSVKPSTVGPLQTRWISNDSQVMAFLLNSMNQDLANGYLLLENAALIWMAPKETYGRIGNDAQVYELRKKIHETTQMDLSTSKYYALLRSLWQQLDHYTDYQPTNPTDIAAYRKHVDKIRVYDFLAGLNMEYDQIRVQVLSRIAFPTWEQSYALVHTEESRRTAMLHTPTSDRSALKTAATAVPTSDGLSTTSDSSKVTVKCEHCNRPYHTKAPCWKLQGKSADFEAKRAARKSKNKANHTEVVTTTPTTDI